One segment of Ricinus communis isolate WT05 ecotype wild-type chromosome 8, ASM1957865v1, whole genome shotgun sequence DNA contains the following:
- the LOC8260279 gene encoding DNA polymerase epsilon subunit B isoform X1 produces MSNLTIRKKVQKKFKVRGYTLKVDALDEILPFVNRFQGAEDDAIDVLLDRLQSESQKVGVRSSIIDKEPIRRVISSLVEALDAVEEGPSESVSTSSSSSAIRVVDAFLVPKFRFDPIKKQFYQYTGGLSIHGDSSAKAALYKDRYLLLFQRVSRDQHFSKPAFDTEISDYGSCEIATIQSLVGQTGRRWVMGVISQLEDGHFYLEDLTASVEINLSKAKITTGFLSENTIVVAEGEMLLDGVFQVFTCGFPPLEDRDKSLKVLAKHDFFGGGSLTKEETLGLEELECKAVNDMFVILSDIWLDSEEAMGKLEMVLDGFEIQEVVPSLFVFMGNFCSHPCNLSFHSFSTLRLQFGKLGKMIAAHQRLKEHSRFLFIPGPDDAGPSTVLPRCALPKYLTEDLQKHIPNAIFSTNPCRVKFYTQEIVFFRHDLLYRMHRSCLMPPSTEETADPFEHLVATITHQSHLCPLPLIVQPIIWNYDHCLHLYPSPHTIVLGDKSEQKAFKYTGITCFNPGSFSNDSTFVAYRPCTQEVELSSL; encoded by the exons atGAGTAATTTAACGATAAGGAAAAAGGTTCAGAAGAAATTCAAGGTAAGAGGTTACACACTGAAAGTGGACGCTCTTGATGAGATTCTTCCCTTTGTCAACCGTTTCCAAGGAGCTGAAGACGACGCCATTGATGTCCTTTTAGACCGCCTTCAGTCCGAATCAC AGAAAGTGGGAGTGAGATCATCGATTATAGATAAGGAGCCAATACGTCGTGTTATTAGCAGTTTAGTGGAAGCTCTTGATGCTGTTGAGGAAGGCCCCAGCGAGTCTGtttctacttcttcttcttcctctgcTATTCGTGTGGTTGATGCTTTTCTGGTCCCCAAGTTTCGTTTCGATCCCATCAAAAAGCAATTTTATCA GTATACAGGGGGGCTTTCTATTCATGGCGACTCCTCTGCAAAAGCTGCTTTGTACAAGGATAGGTATCTCTTGCTCTTCCAGAGAGTCTCTCGGGATCAGCATTTTTCCAAGCCAGCATTTGACACTGAAATTTCTGATTATGGAAGTTGTGAg ATAGCAACGATTCAGTCTCTGGTTGGACAAACGGGAAGACGGTGGGTCATGGGTGTGATATCTCAATTGGAGGATGGCCATTTCTACTTGGAAGATCTTACTGCATCAGTGGAAATCAATTTGTCTAAAGCA AAAATAACAACAGGGTTCTTGTCTGAAAACACAATAGTTGTTGCAGAAGGTGAGATGCTTTTGGATGGTGTTTTTCAG GTATTTACTTGTGGTTTTCCTCCTTTAGAGGACAGAGACAAGTCACTAAAAGTACTTGCAAAACATGATTTCTTTGGTGGTGGTAGTTTGACAAAAGAGGAAACT cTAGGACTTGAAGAGCTGGAATGTAAAGCTGTTAATGACATGTTTGTCATACTCTCAGACATATGGCTAGACAGTGAAGAG GCTATGGGGAAGCTGGAGATGGTACTTGATGGCTTTGAGATTCAAGAAGTTGTCCCTTCATTGTTTGTTTTCATGGGGAACTTTTGTTCTCATCCATGCAATCTTTCCTTTCATTCATTTTCAACTCTCAG ACTACAGTTTGGAAAGCTAGGGAAAATGATTGCAGCACATCAAAGGCTTAAAGAGCATAGTCGCTTTCTCTTTATTCCAGGTCCTGATGATGCAG GTCCATCAACAGTTCTTCCTAGATGCGCTTTACCAAAGTATCTAACTGAGGATCTTCAGAAGCACATTCCAAATGCCATATTTTCAACTAATCCTTGCAG GGTCAAGTTCTACACTCaagaaattgtattttttcGTCATGATTTGCTGTATAGGATGCATCGTTCATGCTTGATGCCTCCTTCTACAGAGGAGACTGCTGATCCCTTTGAACAT CTGGTTGCTACCATAACCCATCAAAGTCATCTTTGCCCGCTGCCTCTTATTGTTCAACCAATTATCTGGAATTATGACCACTGCCTCCATCTTTATCCATCTCCACACACG ATTGTTTTAGGTGACAAAAGCGAGCAGAAGGCATTCAAATACACAGGAATTACTTGTTTCAACCCTGGATCCTTCTCAAATGACAGCACTTTCGTAGCATATCGTCCTTGCACGCAGGAAGTCGAACTTTCATCCCTGTGA
- the LOC8260279 gene encoding DNA polymerase epsilon subunit B isoform X2: MLLRKAPASLFLLLLLPLLFVWLMLFWSPSFVSIPSKSNFIRGLSIHGDSSAKAALYKDRYLLLFQRVSRDQHFSKPAFDTEISDYGSCEIATIQSLVGQTGRRWVMGVISQLEDGHFYLEDLTASVEINLSKAKITTGFLSENTIVVAEGEMLLDGVFQVFTCGFPPLEDRDKSLKVLAKHDFFGGGSLTKEETLGLEELECKAVNDMFVILSDIWLDSEEAMGKLEMVLDGFEIQEVVPSLFVFMGNFCSHPCNLSFHSFSTLRLQFGKLGKMIAAHQRLKEHSRFLFIPGPDDAGPSTVLPRCALPKYLTEDLQKHIPNAIFSTNPCRVKFYTQEIVFFRHDLLYRMHRSCLMPPSTEETADPFEHLVATITHQSHLCPLPLIVQPIIWNYDHCLHLYPSPHTIVLGDKSEQKAFKYTGITCFNPGSFSNDSTFVAYRPCTQEVELSSL; encoded by the exons ATGCTGTTGAGGAAGGCCCCAGCGAGTCTGtttctacttcttcttcttcctctgcTATTCGTGTGGTTGATGCTTTTCTGGTCCCCAAGTTTCGTTTCGATCCCATCAAAAAGCAATTTTATCA GGGGGCTTTCTATTCATGGCGACTCCTCTGCAAAAGCTGCTTTGTACAAGGATAGGTATCTCTTGCTCTTCCAGAGAGTCTCTCGGGATCAGCATTTTTCCAAGCCAGCATTTGACACTGAAATTTCTGATTATGGAAGTTGTGAg ATAGCAACGATTCAGTCTCTGGTTGGACAAACGGGAAGACGGTGGGTCATGGGTGTGATATCTCAATTGGAGGATGGCCATTTCTACTTGGAAGATCTTACTGCATCAGTGGAAATCAATTTGTCTAAAGCA AAAATAACAACAGGGTTCTTGTCTGAAAACACAATAGTTGTTGCAGAAGGTGAGATGCTTTTGGATGGTGTTTTTCAG GTATTTACTTGTGGTTTTCCTCCTTTAGAGGACAGAGACAAGTCACTAAAAGTACTTGCAAAACATGATTTCTTTGGTGGTGGTAGTTTGACAAAAGAGGAAACT cTAGGACTTGAAGAGCTGGAATGTAAAGCTGTTAATGACATGTTTGTCATACTCTCAGACATATGGCTAGACAGTGAAGAG GCTATGGGGAAGCTGGAGATGGTACTTGATGGCTTTGAGATTCAAGAAGTTGTCCCTTCATTGTTTGTTTTCATGGGGAACTTTTGTTCTCATCCATGCAATCTTTCCTTTCATTCATTTTCAACTCTCAG ACTACAGTTTGGAAAGCTAGGGAAAATGATTGCAGCACATCAAAGGCTTAAAGAGCATAGTCGCTTTCTCTTTATTCCAGGTCCTGATGATGCAG GTCCATCAACAGTTCTTCCTAGATGCGCTTTACCAAAGTATCTAACTGAGGATCTTCAGAAGCACATTCCAAATGCCATATTTTCAACTAATCCTTGCAG GGTCAAGTTCTACACTCaagaaattgtattttttcGTCATGATTTGCTGTATAGGATGCATCGTTCATGCTTGATGCCTCCTTCTACAGAGGAGACTGCTGATCCCTTTGAACAT CTGGTTGCTACCATAACCCATCAAAGTCATCTTTGCCCGCTGCCTCTTATTGTTCAACCAATTATCTGGAATTATGACCACTGCCTCCATCTTTATCCATCTCCACACACG ATTGTTTTAGGTGACAAAAGCGAGCAGAAGGCATTCAAATACACAGGAATTACTTGTTTCAACCCTGGATCCTTCTCAAATGACAGCACTTTCGTAGCATATCGTCCTTGCACGCAGGAAGTCGAACTTTCATCCCTGTGA
- the LOC107262195 gene encoding F-box protein CPR1-like → MALLPHDIITDILSRLPVKSLFWFKCVSKHWLSKHWLSLIGDRGFAEKHLHRVLEDEGIHQRLFANTVVPSSLGLNNDFEDDLEFFNSFPFYGPDVNIVGSCNGLICIALDLSTFFVLNPGTKECRALPDPGSYPDGVAYYGFGYDASADDYKVLKGHTRVVVKEAGYEHHESIVKVFSLRTNSWRTIQDSSPSYLPYPLPGIFVHGALHWSARHGIEPDYSLIASFDLAAEKFKEVPEPKGEDRQSFFTLGVLRGCLSYVKTYVEGNISAIYMMNKYNVMDSWTKEFRFASPSATALSPELLPLCYTKDGVIAMMNSSKELLLCSPKSQMLNVMEITAGHHNFQMIAYLETLVSPYCSNNNNAQKQEVGDVAGEEAAQDDGVVLEIPGVIAQIDDLALYLPFVVLLD, encoded by the coding sequence ATGGCATTACTTCCCCATGATATCATAACTGATATCCTATCAAGACTGCCTGTGAAGTCCTTGTTTTGGTTCAAATGCGTATCCAAGCACTGGCTGTCCAAGCACTGGCTGTCTTTAATCGGTGATCGTGGATTTGCTGAAAAGCACCTTCACCGTGTGTTGGAAGATGAAGGAATTCATCAGAGGCTGTTTGCTAATACTGTTGTGCCATCTTCTCTAGGTCTTAATAATGATTTTGAAGATGACTTGGAATTCTTCAACAGTTTTCCATTCTATGGTCCAGATGTAAACATTGTAGGTTCATGCAATGGCCTTATTTGCATAGCTCTTGATCTGAGCACATTCTTCGTCTTGAATCCTGGTACTAAAGAGTGCAGAGCATTGCCTGATCCTGGCTCTTACCCTGATGGGGTAGCCTACTATGGATTCGGTTATGATGCCTCCGCAGATGACTACAAGGTGTTAAAAGGACATACTCGTGTTGTCGTCAAAGAAGCCGGTTATGAACATCATGAATCCATTGTTAAGGTATTCTCTCTGAGAACAAATTCTTGGAGAACTATTCAAGATTCATCACCTTCTTACTTGCCTTATCCTTTACCTGGGATCTTTGTTCATGGTGCTCTACATTGGTCAGCACGTCATGGTATTGAACCGGATTATAGCTTAATAGCTTCATTTGATCTAGCAGCAGAGAAATTCAAAGAAGTACCAGAACCCAAAGGCGAAGATCGCCAATCTTTCTTTACATTAGGAGTCTTAAGAGGATGTCTTTCTTATGTTAAGACATATGTTGAAGGCAACATTAGTGCAATATATATGATGAACAAGTATAATGTGATGGATTCCTGGACTAAGGAGTTTCGTTTTGCTTCACCTTCAGCAACAGCATTATCTCCTGAGCTGTTGCCATTGTGTTACACAAAAGATGGAGTGATTGCAATGATGAATTCCTCCAAAGAGTTGCTCCTTTGTTCTCCCAAGAGCCAAATGCTTAATGTAATGGAGATAACAGCAGGGCAtcataattttcaaatgattGCATACTTGGAGACTTTAGTTTCACCCTACTGTAGTAATAACAATAATGCACAAAAACAGGAAGTGGGTGATGTTGCAGGTGAGGAGGCAGCACAAGATGATGGAGTGGTACTAGAAATACCTGGTGTAATAGCTCAAATAGATGATCTTGCTCTTTATCTTCCATTTGTTGTTTTGTTAGATTGA
- the LOC8260278 gene encoding cell division control protein 48 homolog B isoform X1, with protein sequence METHSSSSCYIVNNGNGNNIKYNYSSNNINNINGDENNEWRAEEAIAGNQAALEALRELILFPILYSHEAKRLGLKWPRGLLLYGPPGTGKTSLVRAVVRECGAHLVVISPHSVHKAYAGESEKILREAFSEAVSHTLSGKPSVIFIDEIDALCPRRDARREQDVRLASQLFALMDANTCSSTSLAQVVVVASTNRVDAIDPALRRSERFDAEIEVTTPTEEERFQILKLYTKKLPLEPNVDLQAIAASCNGYVGADLEALCREATVSALKSSEASQNTGAFCLTMEDWKHARSVVGPSITRGVTVEVPKVCWEDIGGLKDLKKKLQQAVEWPIKHSAAFSRMGISPVRGVLLHGPPGCSKTTLAKAAANAAQTSFFSLSGAELYSMYVGEGEALLRNTFQRARLAAPSIIFFDEVDVLAARRGGSSSNSTTVGERLLSTLLTEMDGLEQTKGILVLAATNRPHAIDDALMRPGRFDLVLYVPPPDLEARYEILHVHTRNMKIGNDVDLKRIAEDTELFTGAELEGLCREAGIVALRENISATVVCNRHFQTVKESLRPALTTTGIEKYSSFMKTQMTSSNLIESTANSSSKQRHNVFGTMLAVKIGVLSFVFLAAAKYFMYTTMVRPGAPAT encoded by the exons ATGGAAACCCACAGTAGCAGTAGTTGCTATATTGTCAACAATGGTAATGGCAACAATATCAAGTATAATTATAGTAGCAACAATATCAACAACATAAATGGAGATGAGAATAACGAATGGAGAGCTGAAGAAGCAATTGCTGGAAATCAAGCAGCACTCGAAGCTCTAAGGGAACTTATCCTTTTCCCTATTTTGTATTCTCATGAAGCAAAGAGGCTTGGTCTTAAA tgGCCTAGAGGTTTGCTTTTGTACGGTCCACCAGGAACTGGGAAG ACAAGTTTGGTGCGTGCAGTTGTCAGGGAATGTGGTGCACATTTGGTTGTCATCAG TCCACATTCTGTTCATAAAGCATATGCTGGAGAAAGTGAAAAAATTCTGCGCGAGGCTTTTTCAGAGGCAGTATCTCATACACTGTCAGGCAAGCCATCCGTTATTTTTATAGATGAAATAGATGCACTTTGTCCACGTCGCGATGCAAG ACGGGAGCAGGATGTTCGCTTAGCCTCTCAACTTTTTGCTTTGATGGATGCCAACACATGCTCATCTACTTCCTTAGCACAAGTTGTTGTGGTTGCATCAACTAACAG GGTTGATGCAATTGACCCTGCACTAAGAAGGTCAGAGCGTTTCGATGCTGAAATAGAGGTTACTACACCTACAGAAGAGGAAAGATTTCAAATTCTAAAG CTCTACACAAAGAAGCTTCCTTTGGAGCCTAATGTTGACTTGCAAGCCATTGCTGCATCTTGTAATGGGTATGTTGGGGCTGATCTAGAAGCTTTATGTCGTGAGGCTACCGTGTCTGCTCTTAAATCTTCAGAGGCGAGTCAAAATACTGGTGCATTTTGCTTAACTATGGAAGATTGGAAACACGCAAGATCTGTGGTGGGCCCTAGCATAACAAGAGGTGTGACAGTGGAAGTCCCCAAGGTGTGTTGGGAAGATATTGGTGGCCTTAAGGATTTGAAG AAGAAGCTCCAACAAGCTGTTGAGTGGCCTATTAAACATTCTGCGGCATTTTCAAGAATGGGAATATCACCTGTTCGTGGTGTACTTTTACATGGACCTCCTGGATGCTCAAAAACAACGCTTGCTAAAGCTGCAGCTAATGCTGCTCAGACTTCCTTTTTTTCCTTGAG TGGTGCAGAGTTATATTCGATGTATGTTGGAGAGGGTGAAGCATTGTTACGTAATACATTTCAAAGAGCTCGCCTTGCAGCGCCAAGCATAATATTCTTTGATGAGGTGGATGTCCTTGCTGCTAGACG AGGTGGGAGTTCAAGTAATAGCACTACAGTAGGAGAGAGGCTTCTGTCTACTTTATTGACTGAAATGGATGGTTTAGAACAAACTAAG GGAATTCTTGTATTAGCTGCGACAAATCGTCCTCATGCAATAGATGATGCACTTATGCGTCCGGGGCGCTTTGATTTG GTGCTATATGTACCACCACCTGATTTAGAGGCCCGGTATGAGATACTTCATGTTCATACACGTAATATGAAGATAGGCAATGATGTTGATCTGAAAAGAATAGCAGAAGATACTGAGCTCTTCACAGGGGCTGAACTGGAAGGTCTTTGTAGGGAAGCTGGAATTGTTGCCCTGAGGGAAAACATATCTGCCACTGTTGTGTGCAATCGACATTTCCAGACTGTAAAGGAGTCACTGAGACCAGCACTAACCACAACAGGCATAGAAAAGTATTCATCATTTATGAAGACCCAGATGACCTCTTCTAACCTGATTGAGTCTACTGCTAACAGTAGCAGTAAACAGAGACACAATGTGTTTGGTACGATGCTTGCTGTTAAAATTGGTGTTCTGAGCTTTGTATTTCTTGCTGCAGCCAAATATTTCATGTATACAACCATGGTTAGACCTGGTGCACCAGCAACCTAA
- the LOC8260278 gene encoding cell division control protein 48 homolog B isoform X2: MKQRGLVLNGLEVCFCTVHQELGRQVWCVQLSGNVVHIWLSSVHILFIKHMLEKVKKFCARLFQRQYLIHCQAYKCRREQDVRLASQLFALMDANTCSSTSLAQVVVVASTNRVDAIDPALRRSERFDAEIEVTTPTEEERFQILKLYTKKLPLEPNVDLQAIAASCNGYVGADLEALCREATVSALKSSEASQNTGAFCLTMEDWKHARSVVGPSITRGVTVEVPKVCWEDIGGLKDLKKKLQQAVEWPIKHSAAFSRMGISPVRGVLLHGPPGCSKTTLAKAAANAAQTSFFSLSGAELYSMYVGEGEALLRNTFQRARLAAPSIIFFDEVDVLAARRGGSSSNSTTVGERLLSTLLTEMDGLEQTKGILVLAATNRPHAIDDALMRPGRFDLVLYVPPPDLEARYEILHVHTRNMKIGNDVDLKRIAEDTELFTGAELEGLCREAGIVALRENISATVVCNRHFQTVKESLRPALTTTGIEKYSSFMKTQMTSSNLIESTANSSSKQRHNVFGTMLAVKIGVLSFVFLAAAKYFMYTTMVRPGAPAT, translated from the exons ATGAAGCAAAGAGGCTTGGTCTTAAA tgGCCTAGAGGTTTGCTTTTGTACGGTCCACCAGGAACTGGGAAG ACAAGTTTGGTGCGTGCAGTTGTCAGGGAATGTGGTGCACATTTGGTTGTCATCAG TCCACATTCTGTTCATAAAGCATATGCTGGAGAAAGTGAAAAAATTCTGCGCGAGGCTTTTTCAGAGGCAGTATCTCATACACTGTCAG GCCTACAAATGCAGACGGGAGCAGGATGTTCGCTTAGCCTCTCAACTTTTTGCTTTGATGGATGCCAACACATGCTCATCTACTTCCTTAGCACAAGTTGTTGTGGTTGCATCAACTAACAG GGTTGATGCAATTGACCCTGCACTAAGAAGGTCAGAGCGTTTCGATGCTGAAATAGAGGTTACTACACCTACAGAAGAGGAAAGATTTCAAATTCTAAAG CTCTACACAAAGAAGCTTCCTTTGGAGCCTAATGTTGACTTGCAAGCCATTGCTGCATCTTGTAATGGGTATGTTGGGGCTGATCTAGAAGCTTTATGTCGTGAGGCTACCGTGTCTGCTCTTAAATCTTCAGAGGCGAGTCAAAATACTGGTGCATTTTGCTTAACTATGGAAGATTGGAAACACGCAAGATCTGTGGTGGGCCCTAGCATAACAAGAGGTGTGACAGTGGAAGTCCCCAAGGTGTGTTGGGAAGATATTGGTGGCCTTAAGGATTTGAAG AAGAAGCTCCAACAAGCTGTTGAGTGGCCTATTAAACATTCTGCGGCATTTTCAAGAATGGGAATATCACCTGTTCGTGGTGTACTTTTACATGGACCTCCTGGATGCTCAAAAACAACGCTTGCTAAAGCTGCAGCTAATGCTGCTCAGACTTCCTTTTTTTCCTTGAG TGGTGCAGAGTTATATTCGATGTATGTTGGAGAGGGTGAAGCATTGTTACGTAATACATTTCAAAGAGCTCGCCTTGCAGCGCCAAGCATAATATTCTTTGATGAGGTGGATGTCCTTGCTGCTAGACG AGGTGGGAGTTCAAGTAATAGCACTACAGTAGGAGAGAGGCTTCTGTCTACTTTATTGACTGAAATGGATGGTTTAGAACAAACTAAG GGAATTCTTGTATTAGCTGCGACAAATCGTCCTCATGCAATAGATGATGCACTTATGCGTCCGGGGCGCTTTGATTTG GTGCTATATGTACCACCACCTGATTTAGAGGCCCGGTATGAGATACTTCATGTTCATACACGTAATATGAAGATAGGCAATGATGTTGATCTGAAAAGAATAGCAGAAGATACTGAGCTCTTCACAGGGGCTGAACTGGAAGGTCTTTGTAGGGAAGCTGGAATTGTTGCCCTGAGGGAAAACATATCTGCCACTGTTGTGTGCAATCGACATTTCCAGACTGTAAAGGAGTCACTGAGACCAGCACTAACCACAACAGGCATAGAAAAGTATTCATCATTTATGAAGACCCAGATGACCTCTTCTAACCTGATTGAGTCTACTGCTAACAGTAGCAGTAAACAGAGACACAATGTGTTTGGTACGATGCTTGCTGTTAAAATTGGTGTTCTGAGCTTTGTATTTCTTGCTGCAGCCAAATATTTCATGTATACAACCATGGTTAGACCTGGTGCACCAGCAACCTAA